Proteins encoded in a region of the Gammaproteobacteria bacterium genome:
- a CDS encoding energy transducer TonB — protein MIFIRWGLSLVLASGITFGLFYFMQALIATGDRVEQNLSIVRVVDATMPDIELEVIEEIDEPEPIEDLNEPPPEPENRQVDLDSGPSLAIARTEVNIDADLNLGNASISITDGEMLPLVNVTPQYPTRAASRGIQGWCQVSFTVDGDGNVVEDTITVVDAEPPSIFDRSSIRAAARFKFQPRVKDGVGVPVPNVQYVFRYVLEE, from the coding sequence ATGATATTTATAAGATGGGGCTTGTCTTTGGTTCTAGCGAGCGGAATAACATTTGGGCTTTTCTACTTCATGCAGGCATTGATTGCCACCGGTGATAGAGTCGAGCAGAACTTGAGCATCGTCAGGGTTGTGGACGCGACGATGCCCGACATCGAACTGGAAGTCATTGAGGAAATCGATGAGCCAGAGCCTATCGAAGACTTGAACGAGCCGCCACCTGAGCCTGAAAATCGACAGGTTGATCTGGATAGCGGGCCTTCGTTGGCCATCGCCAGGACCGAGGTGAACATTGACGCCGATCTAAATCTTGGTAACGCGTCTATTTCCATCACTGACGGGGAGATGTTACCGCTAGTAAACGTTACACCGCAGTACCCGACCCGAGCAGCATCCAGAGGTATTCAGGGCTGGTGCCAGGTCAGCTTCACGGTTGACGGTGACGGAAATGTGGTTGAGGACACCATCACTGTTGTTGATGCAGAGCCACCCAGTATCTTCGACCGCTCCTCTATTCGAGCGGCCGCGCGGTTCAAGTTTCAACCCCGTGTTAAGGACGGTGTTGGTGTCCCCGTACCCAATGTTCAGTACGTATTCAGATACGTTCTGGAGGAGTGA
- a CDS encoding biopolymer transporter ExbD produces MRSGLMKKKAEEPAGEIDLTPMLDVVFILLIFFIVTSVFITEAGIDVAKPEASTAEPKSKDLILIAVSPQGDIWIDGEQIDPRFIRSRFELRLAESPNSSVVIQADQAASNEYVMMIMAAAREAEIADVSISTEA; encoded by the coding sequence ATGAGATCAGGTTTAATGAAGAAGAAGGCCGAAGAGCCAGCAGGTGAGATCGATCTCACTCCAATGCTGGACGTGGTCTTTATTCTGCTGATTTTCTTTATCGTTACCTCGGTATTCATTACCGAGGCCGGCATCGACGTCGCCAAGCCAGAAGCCTCCACTGCGGAACCGAAAAGCAAAGATTTGATTCTTATTGCTGTCAGTCCGCAGGGAGACATCTGGATCGATGGCGAGCAGATCGATCCACGTTTCATTCGCTCCCGCTTTGAGCTTCGACTGGCAGAGTCACCTAATTCCTCTGTCGTCATTCAGGCTGACCAGGCGGCAAGTAACGAATATGTCATGATGATCATGGCGGCTGCCCGCGAAGCTGAAATAGCGGACGTTTCCATATCAACTGAAGCCTAA